One region of Haladaptatus cibarius D43 genomic DNA includes:
- a CDS encoding DUF5830 family protein, whose product MDEDTVALGVELLSKLEHPELSVAEAVDRIETVTTNPALTRTILDEAEKRGVIERENGIIRPQGGGYLRFESDVVTKEGDFSCRRCGTGISTGYFMKLDAGEHGPFGSSCIRKVTGRE is encoded by the coding sequence ATGGACGAGGACACCGTCGCGCTGGGGGTGGAACTGTTGAGCAAACTGGAACATCCCGAACTGTCCGTCGCGGAGGCGGTAGACCGTATCGAGACGGTAACTACCAATCCCGCCCTGACCCGGACGATTTTGGACGAGGCCGAAAAACGCGGCGTCATCGAGCGCGAAAACGGAATCATCCGACCGCAGGGTGGTGGCTATCTCCGGTTCGAAAGTGACGTGGTGACCAAGGAAGGTGACTTTTCCTGTCGGCGCTGTGGCACCGGGATTTCGACGGGCTATTTCATGAAACTCGATGCGGGCGAACACGGGCCGTTCGGCTCGTCCTGTATTCGAAAGGTGACGGGGCGAGAGTGA
- a CDS encoding aldehyde ferredoxin oxidoreductase family protein encodes MTDLGGFHDHVARVDLSDGSVNYEGVDDDDAKKYIGARGLGVKYVFDQGADVDPLGPDNLLAFMNGPLTGTQVTMSGRIAVCTKSPLTNTVTDSHHGGWSGARLKWAGFDGLLFEGKSDDPVIAVVEDGEIELRDASHLWGKGVHETRDTLEEEIDGAYGKNLSMMAIGQAGENEVRYACIINEDDRASGRGGTGAVMGSKGLKAIVIKSTTKMQKPADQETFQQGHKQAMQAIQESDVTAPNEGGLSLYGTNVLMNVTEEMDGLPTRNAQHTSTSSEAEAGHSQPKIDAENVSGENVRENILVDEPTCHSCPVACKKEVEVQVHHKGDDMNVRMESYEYESAWALGPNSMTDDRDKVALMIDRCNDVALDTIEMGNTMAMAMEATEEGRLDEGLEWGDVDTMVDMIDRVAHREDELADLLAEGAARAATELGDEEMALDVKGQTMAAYDPRAMKGMAIGYATSNRGACHLRGYTPAAELLGIPEKVDPADWEGKGELCATFQDMHAISDSFDICKFNAFAEGVEEYVLQYNGMTGLDVSEDELMEAGERIYNLERYYNNLVGFDGDDDSLPARFVEGHPDAIPGEGGSEGQLAELDKLKAEYYEVRDWEDGVVPDEKLDDLGIDIGPGTGVSSGSAAASGDD; translated from the coding sequence ATGACCGATTTAGGCGGTTTTCATGACCACGTCGCTCGCGTCGATCTCTCGGACGGTTCGGTGAACTACGAGGGCGTCGATGACGACGACGCGAAGAAATATATCGGGGCGCGGGGCCTCGGCGTAAAGTACGTGTTCGACCAAGGGGCGGACGTTGACCCGCTCGGGCCAGACAACCTCTTGGCGTTCATGAACGGGCCGCTCACGGGGACGCAGGTCACGATGAGCGGGCGAATCGCTGTCTGTACCAAGTCGCCGCTGACCAACACCGTGACGGACTCGCATCACGGCGGCTGGTCGGGGGCACGACTGAAATGGGCCGGGTTCGACGGCCTGCTGTTCGAAGGCAAATCCGACGACCCGGTTATCGCCGTGGTCGAAGACGGCGAAATCGAACTCCGCGATGCATCACACCTCTGGGGCAAGGGCGTCCACGAAACCCGCGACACCTTGGAGGAGGAAATCGACGGTGCCTACGGCAAGAACCTCTCGATGATGGCAATCGGACAGGCGGGCGAAAACGAAGTTCGCTACGCTTGCATCATCAACGAAGACGACCGAGCATCTGGCCGTGGTGGCACTGGTGCCGTGATGGGGTCGAAGGGTCTCAAAGCAATCGTCATCAAATCCACGACGAAGATGCAGAAGCCTGCCGACCAAGAGACGTTCCAACAGGGCCACAAGCAGGCGATGCAGGCGATTCAGGAATCCGACGTGACGGCACCGAACGAAGGTGGCCTGTCGCTGTACGGCACGAACGTCCTGATGAACGTCACCGAGGAGATGGACGGGCTCCCGACGCGGAACGCACAGCACACCAGCACGAGCAGCGAGGCTGAGGCGGGACACTCACAACCGAAAATCGACGCCGAAAACGTCTCCGGCGAGAACGTCCGTGAGAACATCCTCGTGGACGAACCGACTTGCCACTCCTGCCCGGTTGCCTGTAAGAAGGAAGTTGAGGTACAAGTCCACCACAAAGGCGACGACATGAACGTTCGGATGGAGTCCTACGAGTACGAATCGGCGTGGGCGCTCGGCCCAAACTCGATGACCGACGACCGGGACAAGGTCGCGCTGATGATAGACCGCTGTAACGACGTTGCCCTCGACACCATCGAGATGGGCAACACCATGGCGATGGCGATGGAAGCCACCGAGGAAGGCCGATTGGACGAGGGCCTCGAATGGGGCGACGTGGACACGATGGTCGATATGATAGACCGCGTGGCTCACCGCGAAGATGAACTCGCCGACCTGCTCGCGGAGGGCGCGGCTCGCGCCGCAACCGAACTCGGTGACGAGGAGATGGCGCTGGACGTTAAAGGCCAGACGATGGCCGCATACGACCCGCGAGCGATGAAAGGAATGGCAATCGGCTACGCGACCAGCAACCGCGGTGCCTGCCACCTGCGCGGTTACACCCCTGCCGCGGAACTCCTCGGCATTCCGGAAAAGGTTGACCCGGCAGACTGGGAAGGCAAAGGCGAACTCTGTGCCACCTTCCAAGACATGCACGCCATCAGCGACTCCTTCGACATCTGCAAGTTCAACGCCTTCGCGGAGGGCGTCGAGGAGTACGTCCTCCAGTACAACGGCATGACCGGTCTCGACGTGTCCGAAGACGAACTGATGGAAGCGGGCGAACGAATTTACAACCTCGAACGCTACTACAACAACCTCGTCGGCTTCGACGGCGACGACGACAGCCTGCCCGCGCGATTCGTTGAGGGCCACCCCGACGCAATCCCCGGTGAGGGCGGCTCGGAAGGCCAACTCGCGGAACTCGACAAACTCAAAGCAGAGTACTACGAGGTGCGCGACTGGGAAGACGGCGTCGTTCCGGACGAAAAACTGGACGATCTCGGCATCGACATCGGGCCGGGAACCGGCGTGAGTTCCGGCAGTGCCGCGGCATCGGGTGACGACTAA
- a CDS encoding aryl-sulfate sulfotransferase, whose translation MKFRSDFRDGLFLVVFGVLLVGLAFGASWALAPNTSVPTSDSNATTTTLVGVQGPGWGGSVVELDSNGTAMWRIGNAISYQDVSMLDNGTVLATHADGNYQRCGQFPAPCKRTGVRFIDPDPNPKIVGEWSYPVRTRKDSEIHDAEMTPSGELLVADMEYESIYTYNFSTGERSWTWNASQYYDEPPDPTRTDWLHINDVDRIGDGRYLVSVRNTNQLLVIERGEGVVEVINEDRDPDVLNEQHNPQWLSERAVLVADSENDRVVELHKNESTGRWNVAWTVYAAQGVALDWPRDADRLPNGNTLITDSRNNRVVEITQNGSLVASYQVAALPYEADRVPFGESAGQPYDGNDILGHGGTDIPLLTALLTGAYHVVPLPFWVTELHVLAILVAVGCWIVGGVLLLKSRFTGEQNSQISRIR comes from the coding sequence ATGAAATTTCGGAGTGATTTCCGGGATGGCCTCTTTCTCGTGGTATTCGGCGTTCTACTCGTCGGATTGGCGTTCGGGGCGAGTTGGGCACTCGCCCCGAACACGAGCGTACCGACGTCCGATTCGAACGCGACGACGACCACACTCGTCGGCGTGCAGGGGCCGGGATGGGGCGGAAGTGTAGTCGAACTCGACAGCAACGGAACGGCCATGTGGCGAATCGGGAACGCCATCAGCTATCAGGACGTGTCGATGCTCGACAACGGAACCGTGCTGGCGACCCACGCGGACGGCAACTACCAGCGGTGCGGTCAGTTTCCCGCACCCTGCAAACGAACCGGCGTCAGGTTCATCGACCCAGACCCAAATCCGAAAATCGTCGGCGAGTGGAGCTACCCGGTTCGAACCCGGAAAGACAGCGAGATTCACGACGCGGAGATGACTCCATCGGGTGAACTGCTCGTCGCGGATATGGAGTACGAAAGCATCTACACGTACAACTTCTCGACCGGAGAGCGGTCGTGGACGTGGAACGCCAGTCAGTACTACGACGAACCGCCCGACCCGACCAGAACCGACTGGCTCCACATCAACGACGTGGATAGAATCGGCGACGGTCGCTACCTCGTCTCGGTTCGGAACACGAACCAACTGCTCGTCATCGAACGCGGAGAGGGCGTGGTCGAAGTGATAAACGAAGACCGCGACCCGGACGTGCTGAACGAACAGCACAATCCACAGTGGCTTTCGGAGCGTGCCGTCCTCGTCGCCGACTCGGAAAACGACCGCGTAGTCGAACTCCACAAAAACGAGTCCACGGGGCGGTGGAACGTCGCGTGGACGGTGTACGCGGCGCAGGGAGTCGCTCTCGATTGGCCCCGCGATGCTGACCGGTTGCCGAACGGGAACACGCTCATCACGGACAGTCGGAACAATCGCGTGGTCGAGATAACGCAAAACGGGAGTTTGGTCGCTAGCTATCAAGTAGCGGCACTCCCCTACGAAGCAGACCGTGTGCCATTTGGCGAGTCTGCCGGACAGCCCTACGATGGAAACGACATCCTCGGTCACGGTGGAACCGATATTCCGCTCCTCACCGCACTGCTCACGGGGGCGTACCACGTCGTCCCGCTCCCGTTTTGGGTGACCGAACTGCACGTCCTCGCCATCCTCGTGGCGGTTGGGTGCTGGATTGTCGGCGGCGTGTTACTGCTAAAAAGCCGATTTACGGGCGAACAAAACAGTCAAATCAGTCGAATCCGATAG
- a CDS encoding aldo/keto reductase — protein MGLETVSLGSTGTKVSQIAFGTWRFGRENDEGNVEIGEKRAHELLSAYADAGGNFIDTADMYGDGESERYIGNWLADRDREDFVIASKIYWPTRKDDPNGRGLSRKHLRRQMNLILDRLGTDYLDLLYIHRWDDETPAEEFMRTLDGFVRDGKVNYIGTSTLDPNAWKVVKANEMEYEPFRLAQPRYNLVNREIESNYLPMCEEYDIGLIPWSPLAGGFLTGKYSRDEKPPKGTRGANDQQFRDSYLTEENFDVLEEVEAVAEEVGTTPAKVSLAWLLKHDAVTAPIVGARTVEQLEENLAATAVSLTNEQFERLADAK, from the coding sequence ATGGGACTCGAAACGGTGTCGCTCGGCAGTACCGGCACGAAAGTGAGCCAAATCGCGTTCGGAACGTGGCGATTCGGCCGGGAAAACGACGAAGGCAACGTCGAAATCGGCGAGAAACGCGCCCACGAACTGCTTTCCGCCTACGCCGACGCTGGCGGCAACTTCATCGACACCGCCGACATGTACGGTGACGGTGAGAGCGAACGCTACATCGGCAACTGGCTCGCAGACCGCGACCGCGAGGATTTCGTCATCGCGTCCAAAATCTACTGGCCGACCCGAAAGGACGACCCGAACGGACGCGGCCTCTCGCGCAAACACCTGCGCAGGCAGATGAACCTCATTCTCGACCGTCTCGGCACCGACTATCTCGACCTGCTCTACATCCACCGCTGGGACGACGAGACGCCCGCAGAGGAGTTCATGCGTACGCTCGACGGCTTCGTCCGAGACGGCAAGGTGAACTACATCGGCACCTCGACGCTCGACCCGAACGCGTGGAAGGTCGTGAAGGCGAACGAGATGGAGTACGAACCGTTTCGCCTCGCCCAACCGCGATACAATCTCGTCAACCGCGAAATCGAATCCAACTACCTGCCGATGTGCGAAGAGTACGACATCGGACTCATCCCGTGGTCGCCGCTGGCTGGCGGCTTCCTGACGGGCAAATACTCCCGAGACGAAAAACCGCCGAAGGGAACTCGTGGCGCGAACGACCAGCAGTTCCGCGATTCCTACCTGACCGAGGAGAACTTCGACGTGTTGGAAGAAGTCGAAGCCGTCGCGGAGGAAGTCGGAACCACTCCTGCAAAGGTCAGTCTCGCATGGTTGCTGAAACACGACGCGGTGACGGCACCGATTGTTGGCGCGCGCACCGTCGAGCAGTTAGAAGAGAACCTCGCCGCAACCGCCGTTTCGCTTACCAACGAGCAGTTCGAGCGACTGGCCGACGCGAAGTAA
- a CDS encoding ubiquitin-like small modifier protein 1 has product MELTLRFFANFREDVGQKELEREFSSGANVGEVLESLSEEYGIDVFEDGELRPHVSIMKNGKDVVHLDGTKTTLAAGDRLSIFPPVAGG; this is encoded by the coding sequence ATGGAACTCACGCTCCGATTCTTTGCAAATTTCCGCGAAGACGTCGGGCAGAAGGAACTCGAACGAGAGTTTTCGTCCGGGGCGAACGTTGGCGAGGTGTTAGAATCCCTCTCTGAGGAGTACGGAATCGACGTGTTCGAGGACGGAGAGTTGCGACCGCACGTCTCCATCATGAAGAACGGGAAAGACGTCGTCCATCTCGACGGCACGAAAACCACGCTCGCGGCAGGCGACAGGCTCAGCATCTTCCCGCCGGTCGCAGGAGGATAG
- a CDS encoding VanZ family protein yields MSAPLDKPTMRNWAAVLAFAVGICYFSVFSTPDAGVSSFAPLGLVGMDKWYHGIGYGVFGVLLAIALSSGDGEADKATSAIVIALVAIAGATGFGILMEIAQTFVPVRHGGIGDATANAFGATVGVTTWRLVAGRDEGDLRA; encoded by the coding sequence ATGTCCGCTCCCCTCGACAAACCGACCATGCGAAACTGGGCCGCCGTCCTCGCCTTCGCGGTCGGTATCTGTTACTTTTCGGTATTCTCGACTCCCGACGCTGGTGTTTCCTCTTTCGCCCCGCTCGGACTCGTCGGAATGGACAAGTGGTATCACGGGATTGGCTACGGCGTTTTCGGCGTGTTGCTCGCAATCGCGCTGTCGAGTGGGGACGGGGAGGCCGATAAAGCCACCAGCGCGATCGTAATCGCGCTGGTGGCCATCGCAGGAGCGACCGGTTTCGGAATCCTAATGGAAATCGCCCAGACGTTTGTTCCGGTTCGCCACGGCGGAATCGGGGACGCGACTGCGAACGCATTCGGGGCAACGGTTGGGGTCACGACGTGGCGGCTCGTCGCCGGACGAGACGAAGGCGATTTACGCGCGTAA
- a CDS encoding TVP38/TMEM64 family protein, with the protein MKSRRHLTAFAVVGLVVLAGVSLSPTVVFEQVERVTANPFLAGGFFLVVYLIRPFFAWPTTAVAAAVGYVYGPVVGIPVALAGATMSSCVPFAGARYFGIEGGMFGRIGESGGRFFETTGDLRGIIVSRLSPVPADAISATAGLSNVSPRAFIIGTTIGEAPWMVAAVLAGSSLDSLSVNELGKNWPLIAALGLVALLLLAGPAYRHFKDN; encoded by the coding sequence ATGAAGAGTCGTCGGCATCTCACTGCATTCGCAGTCGTCGGGCTGGTGGTTCTGGCTGGCGTTTCCCTCTCGCCGACGGTCGTCTTCGAGCAGGTCGAGCGCGTGACCGCAAATCCGTTTCTCGCTGGCGGGTTCTTTCTCGTCGTCTACCTCATCCGCCCGTTTTTCGCGTGGCCGACGACCGCGGTCGCGGCGGCGGTGGGCTACGTCTACGGGCCAGTCGTCGGGATTCCGGTCGCGCTCGCTGGCGCGACCATGAGTTCCTGCGTTCCGTTCGCTGGCGCGCGGTACTTCGGCATCGAGGGCGGCATGTTCGGACGTATCGGCGAGTCCGGCGGCCGCTTTTTCGAGACGACCGGCGACCTGCGCGGGATAATCGTTTCCCGACTCTCTCCGGTGCCCGCCGACGCCATCTCGGCGACAGCGGGCTTGTCCAACGTTTCCCCGCGGGCGTTCATCATCGGGACGACAATCGGCGAAGCGCCGTGGATGGTCGCGGCGGTGCTCGCCGGGAGTTCGTTGGATTCGCTTTCGGTGAACGAACTCGGAAAGAACTGGCCCCTCATCGCGGCGCTGGGACTCGTCGCGCTTCTCCTGTTGGCCGGGCCAGCATACCGGCATTTCAAGGATAACTGA
- a CDS encoding DUF7115 domain-containing protein, with amino-acid sequence MSVPGIVQSSLGDEHVAAKVPLGGEDTLFVTPSRTLIYRADGLLSDESVEEYPHDAERISVSEGRRKSTITLDYGIDGEDSFKIPSKRLHDALHPVIAGVLNGAGITDANEQVTQTYQFSELTLVLTSARVVKHVGEAIWDQDFEQFHFADVTSLDVEEGTVSSQIIIEANGRPQRIKTPSDRTREVRERLEQSLLAYHDVGSYAEFEETVAPAEEPEPEADENVSFTEDDDVFGSGVEPLNANPPELDDSGKIVEDPLGEDEAERVSAELEDTDHATTESTAPSGGATAESRPVSSGSATDSVAEPEPEPRKIEQREAQTQESTSVGTTAQESEATTGFADSGFESASERLDDPVEAQLTALTEVVERQNELLEQQQRTIEQLIEELSHGR; translated from the coding sequence ATGAGCGTACCGGGAATCGTCCAGTCCAGTCTCGGAGACGAACACGTCGCCGCAAAAGTACCACTTGGCGGGGAGGACACCCTCTTCGTCACGCCCTCTCGAACACTCATCTACCGCGCCGACGGTCTGTTGAGCGACGAATCGGTCGAAGAGTATCCACACGATGCAGAGCGGATTTCCGTGTCCGAGGGACGACGGAAATCCACCATCACCCTCGATTACGGTATCGACGGCGAAGATTCCTTCAAAATCCCGTCGAAACGCCTTCACGATGCACTTCACCCCGTTATCGCGGGCGTCTTGAACGGTGCGGGCATCACCGACGCGAACGAGCAAGTCACCCAGACTTACCAGTTCAGCGAACTTACCCTCGTCCTCACTAGCGCGCGCGTCGTCAAACACGTCGGAGAAGCGATTTGGGACCAAGATTTCGAGCAGTTCCACTTCGCCGACGTGACCAGCCTCGATGTCGAAGAAGGAACCGTCTCCTCCCAAATCATCATCGAAGCGAACGGTCGCCCACAGCGAATCAAAACCCCGAGCGACCGAACCCGAGAAGTCCGCGAGCGTCTCGAACAGTCGCTTCTCGCCTACCACGACGTCGGCAGTTACGCCGAGTTCGAGGAGACGGTTGCACCCGCCGAGGAACCCGAACCGGAAGCCGACGAAAACGTCTCGTTCACCGAGGACGACGACGTGTTCGGAAGCGGTGTCGAACCGCTCAACGCGAATCCACCCGAACTCGACGACAGCGGGAAAATCGTCGAAGACCCGCTCGGCGAGGACGAAGCAGAACGTGTTTCTGCTGAATTGGAAGACACAGACCACGCGACGACCGAATCCACAGCCCCATCGGGGGGAGCGACGGCAGAATCACGACCTGTTTCCTCCGGTTCGGCGACCGATTCGGTTGCCGAACCGGAACCCGAGCCACGAAAAATCGAACAACGAGAAGCCCAAACGCAGGAATCCACATCCGTCGGAACCACCGCACAGGAATCCGAAGCCACGACCGGTTTTGCCGACTCCGGCTTCGAATCCGCGAGCGAGCGGTTGGACGACCCGGTGGAGGCACAACTAACCGCGCTCACCGAAGTAGTCGAGCGACAGAACGAACTGCTCGAACAGCAACAGCGCACCATCGAGCAACTCATCGAGGAACTGTCTCACGGTCGATAG
- a CDS encoding HVO_2523 family zinc finger protein, with the protein MAEKTNGRPCPLCGESMFHRHCKYVCPQHGVVYDCSDTFY; encoded by the coding sequence ATGGCAGAAAAAACGAACGGGCGACCCTGCCCGCTCTGTGGCGAGTCGATGTTCCACCGCCACTGTAAGTACGTCTGTCCGCAACACGGCGTCGTCTACGACTGCTCTGATACGTTCTACTGA
- a CDS encoding PQQ-binding-like beta-propeller repeat protein: protein MSKNTRRTFLKTVGLAVGTAGVVGATTATKNRDEPHAVQNEVADTDSVETHATGWTFGPVGRMSSSPAVSDGLVYIGPDDGTLRAIDCSTGTLTWENDSAGTKDHLGLTYSDGSVYVGGEYDDDEFRLSSYMGETGELDNQKLVQNEPVQTPVVADGTAYYPTENQASPTILYAVDTETGETKWTFSGEDCGTGATKAIAEKDGHIFIAQDRTIWSLDAETGDVQWSYEDTNYSAISDLSAHNDILYVGLSRDETDPESPNILALDTEDGDTLWCEPIGYHENAQHVTATDDHLFASMYSDGSFYLTAIRTHDAHEEWEFRAEDGNFVPESTAKDGVVYAGHGSQVTAFDGATGTKRKTWQTTGDAYGAPVVTDNALYQNTRDGYVHKFDRDE from the coding sequence ATGTCGAAGAATACACGCAGAACGTTCCTGAAGACGGTCGGCCTCGCGGTCGGTACCGCTGGTGTCGTCGGTGCGACCACGGCCACGAAAAACCGTGACGAACCTCACGCAGTACAAAACGAAGTTGCGGACACGGATTCCGTGGAAACACACGCAACTGGCTGGACATTCGGACCGGTCGGGAGAATGAGTTCCTCTCCAGCGGTCAGCGATGGACTGGTCTACATCGGGCCGGACGATGGTACACTCCGTGCTATCGACTGTTCGACCGGAACCCTCACATGGGAGAACGATTCCGCCGGAACAAAAGACCATCTCGGTCTTACCTACTCGGACGGCTCCGTGTACGTCGGTGGAGAATACGACGATGACGAGTTCCGACTGTCCAGTTACATGGGTGAAACCGGCGAACTCGATAACCAGAAGCTAGTTCAAAACGAACCGGTACAGACACCGGTTGTCGCCGACGGAACCGCCTATTACCCGACCGAGAATCAAGCCTCGCCGACAATCCTGTACGCTGTCGATACTGAAACGGGTGAGACGAAATGGACATTTAGTGGCGAGGACTGTGGCACCGGCGCAACCAAAGCTATCGCGGAAAAAGATGGTCACATCTTCATCGCTCAAGATCGGACGATTTGGTCACTCGACGCGGAAACCGGTGACGTGCAGTGGTCGTACGAAGACACCAACTATTCAGCCATCAGCGACCTCTCGGCTCACAACGATATCCTTTACGTCGGCCTGTCACGCGATGAAACCGACCCCGAATCGCCGAACATCCTCGCGCTCGACACCGAAGATGGAGACACCCTTTGGTGTGAACCGATAGGCTACCACGAGAATGCCCAACACGTGACTGCGACCGACGACCACCTCTTCGCCAGTATGTACTCCGATGGGAGTTTCTATCTCACCGCAATCAGGACGCACGACGCACACGAAGAATGGGAGTTCAGAGCCGAGGACGGCAACTTCGTGCCAGAATCGACCGCCAAAGACGGAGTCGTGTACGCCGGACACGGTTCGCAGGTCACTGCCTTCGATGGCGCTACTGGTACCAAACGGAAAACGTGGCAGACAACTGGTGACGCCTACGGTGCACCCGTCGTCACCGACAACGCACTCTATCAAAACACGAGAGACGGCTACGTTCACAAGTTCGACCGTGACGAGTAG
- a CDS encoding ZIP family metal transporter, which produces MGVLGNLSLVFVAGLITALATGIGALPFFLVNDVSDRWNVVLWGLASGIMLSASVFGLIFEGISNANGGSFVGVGVGLLVGAGLVVVSHHVLSGMEVSPRKYEEADFKKLVLILGILTVHSFPEGVAIGVSFADLNLGTIDGIAFLGFSIPLLAIFMTVAISIHNVPEGVAISIPLRSMGVSNWRMVWWSVFSSLPQPIGAVIAFYFVRTARELLPIGFGFAAGAMIYLVTSEFIPEALEVGKGLPGGGYRELVSGLSAGILLMVPLAFV; this is translated from the coding sequence ATGGGCGTCCTCGGAAATCTCTCGCTGGTCTTTGTCGCTGGTCTTATTACGGCTCTCGCAACCGGAATCGGTGCTCTCCCCTTCTTTCTCGTCAACGACGTGAGCGACCGCTGGAACGTCGTCCTCTGGGGACTCGCGTCAGGAATCATGCTCTCCGCGTCAGTTTTCGGTCTGATATTCGAGGGCATTTCGAACGCGAACGGTGGCAGTTTCGTCGGTGTCGGAGTTGGCTTACTGGTCGGCGCTGGACTCGTCGTCGTGAGTCACCACGTCCTCTCCGGCATGGAAGTCAGTCCGCGAAAGTACGAAGAAGCGGATTTCAAGAAACTGGTGCTTATCCTCGGTATTCTCACCGTCCACAGTTTTCCGGAAGGCGTGGCAATCGGTGTCTCGTTCGCCGATTTGAACCTCGGAACCATCGACGGAATCGCATTCCTCGGGTTTTCGATACCACTCCTCGCCATCTTCATGACCGTCGCCATCTCGATTCACAACGTTCCGGAGGGTGTCGCCATCTCGATTCCACTTCGTTCGATGGGGGTGAGCAACTGGCGCATGGTTTGGTGGTCTGTTTTTTCGAGCTTGCCCCAGCCAATCGGTGCAGTCATCGCGTTCTATTTCGTTCGAACCGCACGGGAGCTTCTTCCTATCGGGTTCGGCTTTGCAGCAGGAGCCATGATATATCTCGTCACCTCTGAGTTCATTCCGGAAGCGCTCGAAGTCGGCAAGGGATTGCCGGGTGGTGGCTACCGCGAACTCGTCTCGGGACTTTCCGCCGGGATTCTCCTGATGGTTCCGCTCGCATTCGTCTGA
- a CDS encoding trans-sulfuration enzyme family protein, translated as MTDRPGDTDKFETMAVTHAEQPSHDDRTGDVTMPIHLASTYEVGGIDPDISLEELDPDKNQYLYSRLSNPTRHALEKRLAALEGGDYGMAFASGTSAIVATITASVSPGDHVVAFDDLYGGTQTMLKELFRERLDVAVDFVDARDTDAVSDAVRDDTALIWMETPTNPLLRLCDIEAIASVAESVGATLGVDNTFLSPYFQQPLELGADVVVHSTTKYLNGHSDSIGGAAVTSDEELANEIGFLQQVGMGNMLAPFDAFLTLRGLKTLPLRMRQHETNAAEVAAYLDEHEDVATVYYPGLESHPQYDLAKRQMDGGGGLVSFELDGELEAVERFVAELDHFALAVSLGGVESLIEHPASMTHSPLTPEEREEIGISDSLLRVSVGVEHPRDLLADLESAFESLE; from the coding sequence ATGACTGACCGCCCCGGCGACACAGACAAATTCGAAACGATGGCCGTGACCCACGCGGAGCAACCATCGCACGACGACCGAACGGGCGACGTGACGATGCCGATTCACCTCGCATCCACCTACGAGGTCGGCGGCATCGACCCCGATATTTCCCTCGAAGAGTTAGACCCCGACAAAAACCAGTATCTCTACTCGCGGCTTTCGAACCCGACCAGACACGCTCTCGAAAAGCGACTCGCGGCGCTCGAAGGCGGCGACTACGGGATGGCCTTCGCCTCCGGAACCTCCGCAATCGTGGCGACAATCACCGCCTCCGTTTCACCCGGCGACCACGTCGTCGCCTTCGACGACCTCTACGGCGGGACACAAACGATGCTCAAGGAACTGTTCCGCGAGCGACTGGACGTGGCCGTGGATTTCGTTGACGCCCGCGACACCGACGCCGTGTCTGATGCCGTCCGCGACGATACCGCCCTCATCTGGATGGAGACGCCGACGAATCCGCTCCTCCGACTCTGTGACATCGAGGCAATCGCCTCCGTCGCGGAATCGGTCGGCGCGACCCTCGGCGTGGACAACACCTTCCTCTCGCCCTACTTCCAGCAACCGCTCGAACTCGGCGCGGACGTGGTCGTCCACAGCACGACGAAGTATCTGAACGGCCACAGCGACTCCATCGGCGGCGCGGCAGTCACCAGCGACGAGGAACTGGCGAACGAAATCGGCTTTCTCCAGCAGGTCGGCATGGGCAACATGCTCGCGCCGTTCGACGCCTTCCTGACCCTTCGCGGTCTGAAGACGCTCCCACTGCGGATGCGTCAGCACGAGACCAACGCCGCCGAAGTCGCGGCCTATCTGGACGAACACGAGGATGTTGCTACCGTGTACTACCCCGGCCTCGAATCGCACCCGCAGTACGACCTCGCCAAGCGTCAGATGGACGGCGGAGGCGGCCTCGTTTCCTTCGAACTCGACGGGGAACTGGAAGCCGTGGAGCGATTCGTCGCCGAACTCGACCATTTCGCACTCGCGGTCAGTCTGGGCGGCGTGGAGTCGCTCATCGAGCATCCAGCGAGCATGACTCACTCGCCGCTTACGCCCGAAGAGCGCGAGGAAATCGGGATTTCCGATTCCCTCTTGCGAGTTTCGGTAGGTGTGGAACATCCGCGGGATTTGCTCGCCGACTTGGAATCCGCGTTCGAGAGTTTGGAGTAG